The genomic DNA TCAGGTACATATAGTTTATAATGAGGCCATTGATACCAAGCTCGAATAGAATCTTCTACAGACATTGCTGGGCTTTTCACCAAATGTGTACCATAATAAATGTTTCCACTTGTTTTTAACGTCGGATCATTATAATACAAATCAGATGGACTTATCCAACTATCACGATTATAAACACCTCTTAAATCGTTTTTCTCCTTTTCCGTCCATATTGTGTACTGATAATAATTAGTACAACGGGCTCTACCAATACCTCTTCCATACGTTTTATTTATTTCATATTGAGATTCCACATTATCAGTATAAACAATTCCAGACATTCCGTCTGGGGTCGTAACTCCAACTACACGTGGAATTGTATTTCTCATCAATTGAGATCTTACAGATCCTTGAGCATTAGGGTATGATACAATATACATCAACCCCTCGGTATTTGATATATCCATTTTTGCTTCAACACTGTGCAGATCATGCATTAAATTGGTTTTAGGTTTGTTTTGATTTGATGTAAAACGAGTTGTCATTAATGGATGTTCGGCTACTATAGATTGTCCTATTTGTATTGCTTCGTCAAAATATCCCAAGCATATATTTATTTTCATCAACAAAACCCCACAAGCACTTTTTGAAACTTTCCCACGATTGACATTATCAGGTACATTTTGATAAGAATATTCCAAATTTCTTTTTAATTCTTCCAAAATACTCCATCTGTCGTAAGAATAAAAATCGGTCTTAGGTTCTGCCAATTCGTAATCTAACCAAGGGATATCGCCGAATTGATGAACTAATTTATAATACCAATAAGCCCTATGAAAATAAGCCTGTCCCAAAATCCGACTCTTATCTTCTTCATTTGCAAATTTTCCTTCATCAATACGAGCAATGATTATATTTGCAGATTTAATGGCTTTGTAACCATGTGTCCAATACCATCCGACACGAGTATAATCCATATTGTCCAAAGGCATATCAGGTAATAAAGATTTATCCATATCCATTTGAGGCCCAGCTTTATCAGTAGTTCCTTCCACACAAATATCCGATTGTATCATCTCTGTAAGGATGGCACATCCATCTCCATTATACTCATCGTGCATTTCAGCTTCGCATGCAGACAAAGTAGCTTCAAACCCATCAACTCCAACATAAGTATCTTCTGGAGTATGAAAAGATAATGGCTTAGGCTCTAACCAACTATCTGTACAAGAATTGAGCGATAAAAAAGCTACAGCAACGCATATATATATATTCCTACTTTTCATAATCTAATTTTTACAATGTAACATTAATACCTAAATTAAACGTACGAGGAGTAACAGAGCCGCTCTCTGGATCCCAGAAATTCCAATGAGGAGCAAAAACTGCAGCATTCTGAATACTACCCGATAAACGTAAAGACTGTATAGCAAATTTATTTATCCACTCTTTCGGAAAATGATAAGATAACGTCACATTTTCCAAACGTACAAATGACTTATTTACATAATTAGTTCCTATGTTCTTTGAGCCAATACGTGCATAATCATTTATTGGATTTGTAGCCGTCCATCTTGGGAAATCATAGTCCGAAGTTCTATCTGGAAACGAATAATTATTGGCAGCCCTTTGAAAAGCGCCGTAATGTCCTAAATAAGAATATAAGACAGCCGATAATGAGAGATTTTTATAAGTCCATTCATTCCTCAAAGTCCAACGAAAACGAGGAGTTGTATATCCTTGAAAAACTTTATCTTTATTATTCATGATACCGTCTCCGTTTTGGTCGACATATTTAAAATCACCAGGTTGACACCCATAAATCGCAGCTTCTTCACGTTCATCTTTTTGCCAGACTCCAGCTCTCTCATAATCCCAAATACGATCCGGATCTTGACCAATAAACCATTTATTGGTTTCATCATCCGACTCTTTTTGTCCAATAACATTTCCATTCTCATCCAAAACATCGACCATATCACCATAAAGGCTATTTATTTTTCTTCTATTTAAAGAAAAATTACCAGAAGCGAACCATTTGAAATCTTTTGAATTAATAATATTTGCATTTAAAGTTAATTCAAATCCTTTATTCTGTAACTGCCCCAAATTGGCAGTTACACTATTAAAACCAGTAACATCGGGTAATGCTCGTTTTACTAACAAATCATTTGTCTTAGATACGTAAGTTTCAATGGAACCACTCAACAATTCATCGAATAAAGAGAAATCCAAACCAAAATTAAACGCAGCAGTTCTTTCCCATTTTAAATTATGGTTTGCCATCGTATTTACAAACATCTGAGAAATTGTATAAATATTGCCTGTTTGGTCAATATAAGGTCTCAAACTTGATTTCATTTGAGCCAATGCTGCATACTGGCCAATATCTCTATTTCCATTTTCTCCCCAAGAAATTCTCAATTTTGCATAATTCAGCCACGAATTTGCTTGTTGCATAAATTGTTCTTGAGTAAAAACCCATCCTAAAGCGACAGAAGGAAATGTTGCTCGAGGGTTTTTCTTTCCAAATGCAGAATATCCGTCACGTCGGATAGAAGTTGTCAACATATATTTGTTATTAAACGAATAAAATAGACGAGCCATTAAAGCATCCCCTGTTTGATACGTATCATCACTTGATACTTTTTGTACTGATCCCGATTGCAACTGATGATATCCCAAAACATCATTAGGCGTATATCCTTGAGCCTCTGCCGTAGTGGACCAATACTGAGCTTTTTCTGCATTCGCTAACAGTGTGACTTCTACTTTATGCTTCTGAGCAAATTCTCTCTTCCAGCGAATGATATTATCTATTTGCCAACTGAACTGTTTAGTATTCGTTCTAACTGAAGCTCCTCCTATAGCTTCCCATTTTTCTCCTTCAGATGAATAATGATTATAATAATCATGCCAACTATAGTAAGGAGTGAAATTCAAAGTATATTCGATTCCAAATGGAAGTTTAACTTCTGCATACAGTTTTGCATTTAAATTCTGATACAAATCTTTCCTTTCTGTATACATATTATCATAGAAAGGATTGACAGGGTCCATTCCTGTCGGATTTCGTCTATAAGGGCTTTCTAAATTATCCACCTCATTTGCTCCATAAGGTGAAATCATAGTCATTTGCTCCCAAAGACACTTCAAAAAGCCTTCATTTCGAGAGGAAAATTGAGCATTCATACCTACAGAAAGGAATGATGTGATTTCTGTTTTCACATTCATTCTTGCTCTAAAATTTGTATATTTATCTCCGGTAATAATACCTTCCCTATCCGCCCAGTTCAATGAGTAATATTGCGAAGTCCTTTCTGTAGCATTCGATACACTAACTGTATAATCTTGTTGTAATCCCGTTTGAAATACAAGATCATCCCATTTCGTAATTCTACCTGCAAAATAATTATCAATTTCAGGAGTCAGTAAATTCAGACGGGATAACCATTGAGTTTCCAATTGTTTATCAGTGACAGATGTGGCAGGTACACTTTGGTCATAATTATACCAAACAAGCGGATCGACACCTTGTAGCTTAAATGGATTTACAAATATTTGAGGATATTTAGCCAAATATTCATCCGAATTTCTCCCTTCATTATAATCCTGCCTAAATTTCAAGAATCCCTCAGCATCCAATATTTTAGGTTGATTCGCAGATTTTGCAAAAGAGATATTTGCATTGAAATTAATCACAGGTTTCCCTTGAATTCCTTTTTTTGTTGTAATTGCAATAACTCCATTTGCGGCTTTTGCTCCATATACGGCAGACGAACTCGCATCTTTCAAAACATCTACACTTGCAATATCTTCAGGAGTTATATCTGACAAATTTCCTTCATAAATCACTCCATCTAAAACAATAAGAGGTGAACTGCCCGCAGATAAAGTACCTTTACCCCGAACAGATAAATCAGCCTCAGCTTTAGCATCAGTAGCTATACCAATATTCAAACCAGCGGCATTCGAACGTAAAATATCTTGTACATTTCGAGGAGCCTGAGCTGATAATTTTTCGGCTTTTACACTAGAAACAGCTCCTGTAAGATCCTTTTTCTTCGCTGTTCCATAACCTACCACTACAACCTCATCCAATACTTCGGTATCTTCTTTCAATTTAATACTAAAATTTGATTTATTTGCTACGATTATTTCTTGTGGAGTATACCCAATATAGCTTACAACCAACGTGCTGTTTTCATCGACTTCCAAAGAAAAATTTCCGTCTACATCCGTTATCGTACCATTCGTCGTTCCCTTTTCTACAACATTTGCCCCTATAACCGCTAAACCGTAAGTATCAACTATTTGTCCACTTATTTTTTTCTTTTTCTCTTGATTTACAGATTTAGAAGAGGTAGACAATAACGTAATATAGTTATTTTCAAACTGATAACTAATACCTGTGTTTTTAGTAATCATTTCTAGATAGTCTGCAACTGTAGCTGTTTTTGTGTTAAAAGAAACAGTCTTGTTGACATCCACATCCTGATCCCGAAACACAACCAAATAGTCAGTTTGCGCCTCAATCTCTTTGACCAATTGTTTTATTGTCATGCTATTCTGGCTAAGTTTGATCTCTGCATTTTGTGCATCTGCTTCTTCTGCCATCAATTGAAACACACATACAAACAATAGGAAAAGTGATATTCTCATAATCCTAAAAAAATATTTAATGTTACTATTATAGATAATAAAAGGCAACAACAAAGTTTTTCTTTTCATATCTTTGTTCTAAATTTAAAGTGAATACTAAAAAATTACGACTTGTGTTTGCTTTAACTTCTGCGGCAGTTGTTGGTAGCTTCTGCCGCTTTTGTTTTTCTACTGTTCTTTCATCATAGGCTATACGTTTTTATGTTTGACATGTTCTTATTTTAAGGTCACTATGTTCCGCTCTGTGTTTTTTTCTACTTTAAATTCTTATCTAATTGATGGATTGATTTGAAAGACAAACGCTTATGAAAGTTTTGAAAAGTCTAAGGTAACGATTTGGAGATTGTGCTAATTTCAGTATTTTACAACCTCATACTTATGAGGAACTCTTCTATGGACAAAGATAGACATTTTTTAGATTAGGGAAAAAATTTGAAGGAAAAAATAAAAAAAAAGTTTGGGAAAGGATTGGAAAAATTCAAGAGAGAGGTTGAGGAATTAAGTGTATGTGTATGGGGGGGGATTGTATAATCAATTTGCAGTTACCGAAAAAGGCATATTCAGAATTCCTGTATATTGCTTCTACTAGTGATTGCAGAACCGACAATTATATTTAAAATTACCCAAATCAAGTATTCCGAGTGGGGCATAAAGATTATTTAAATTGTAACCATACCCTATATATTCAAACTGGCTTCATTCAAAGGAAAGTCAAAAGATGTTCATAATAATGCTCCTTACATTATTATGACAGACAAGAGTCATGACATTGGTAATAACCATCTTTTGTAAATCGTCATTTATATGCAGTGACAATTTCATTTCCATGTCTACGAAATTTGGTAATAACATCTTTTAAAAGTGTCTAGAATTCCTATCAGTTATGTACATATCTGAATTCTGATTTTATGCGTATTTATTCATAAAATTAGACTCTATATCTGCTTACACAGGTTATCACTATACTATTTCCTGCAAATAACATTTGGGAATATATTTCGTAACCCAATGGTTTCAAAGATGTTTCCTGTCAGCTCAGAGGGAAACCGATCCGCTCCAATTGTACTATTCGCTCATCTGACATGTTTCCCTTGCGGTAATCCCGTCTTTGGATGGTACACCAACGTCCCAATGCTCCTTCACGGC from Parabacteroides merdae ATCC 43184 includes the following:
- a CDS encoding RagB/SusD family nutrient uptake outer membrane protein, encoding MKSRNIYICVAVAFLSLNSCTDSWLEPKPLSFHTPEDTYVGVDGFEATLSACEAEMHDEYNGDGCAILTEMIQSDICVEGTTDKAGPQMDMDKSLLPDMPLDNMDYTRVGWYWTHGYKAIKSANIIIARIDEGKFANEEDKSRILGQAYFHRAYWYYKLVHQFGDIPWLDYELAEPKTDFYSYDRWSILEELKRNLEYSYQNVPDNVNRGKVSKSACGVLLMKINICLGYFDEAIQIGQSIVAEHPLMTTRFTSNQNKPKTNLMHDLHSVEAKMDISNTEGLMYIVSYPNAQGSVRSQLMRNTIPRVVGVTTPDGMSGIVYTDNVESQYEINKTYGRGIGRARCTNYYQYTIWTEKEKNDLRGVYNRDSWISPSDLYYNDPTLKTSGNIYYGTHLVKSPAMSVEDSIRAWYQWPHYKLYVPDPLSSSWYWGGETPMYIYRSTEVYLLMAEAYYWKEQPAKVAEMLNVVRNRAGAESLTASDINIGSILDERARELYYEENRHVEITRIAFTYARTGRNCEYFGRSYSLDNISGPGGAGSNIKQEGINFWYDWVNAKNNFYNKGIKHRWAEYKISVHHLLWPVPASAINANTKGVINQNIGYPGAEKNVEPLKVGQL
- a CDS encoding TonB-dependent receptor, whose protein sequence is MKRKTLLLPFIIYNSNIKYFFRIMRISLFLLFVCVFQLMAEEADAQNAEIKLSQNSMTIKQLVKEIEAQTDYLVVFRDQDVDVNKTVSFNTKTATVADYLEMITKNTGISYQFENNYITLLSTSSKSVNQEKKKKISGQIVDTYGLAVIGANVVEKGTTNGTITDVDGNFSLEVDENSTLVVSYIGYTPQEIIVANKSNFSIKLKEDTEVLDEVVVVGYGTAKKKDLTGAVSSVKAEKLSAQAPRNVQDILRSNAAGLNIGIATDAKAEADLSVRGKGTLSAGSSPLIVLDGVIYEGNLSDITPEDIASVDVLKDASSSAVYGAKAANGVIAITTKKGIQGKPVINFNANISFAKSANQPKILDAEGFLKFRQDYNEGRNSDEYLAKYPQIFVNPFKLQGVDPLVWYNYDQSVPATSVTDKQLETQWLSRLNLLTPEIDNYFAGRITKWDDLVFQTGLQQDYTVSVSNATERTSQYYSLNWADREGIITGDKYTNFRARMNVKTEITSFLSVGMNAQFSSRNEGFLKCLWEQMTMISPYGANEVDNLESPYRRNPTGMDPVNPFYDNMYTERKDLYQNLNAKLYAEVKLPFGIEYTLNFTPYYSWHDYYNHYSSEGEKWEAIGGASVRTNTKQFSWQIDNIIRWKREFAQKHKVEVTLLANAEKAQYWSTTAEAQGYTPNDVLGYHQLQSGSVQKVSSDDTYQTGDALMARLFYSFNNKYMLTTSIRRDGYSAFGKKNPRATFPSVALGWVFTQEQFMQQANSWLNYAKLRISWGENGNRDIGQYAALAQMKSSLRPYIDQTGNIYTISQMFVNTMANHNLKWERTAAFNFGLDFSLFDELLSGSIETYVSKTNDLLVKRALPDVTGFNSVTANLGQLQNKGFELTLNANIINSKDFKWFASGNFSLNRRKINSLYGDMVDVLDENGNVIGQKESDDETNKWFIGQDPDRIWDYERAGVWQKDEREEAAIYGCQPGDFKYVDQNGDGIMNNKDKVFQGYTTPRFRWTLRNEWTYKNLSLSAVLYSYLGHYGAFQRAANNYSFPDRTSDYDFPRWTATNPINDYARIGSKNIGTNYVNKSFVRLENVTLSYHFPKEWINKFAIQSLRLSGSIQNAAVFAPHWNFWDPESGSVTPRTFNLGINVTL